A window of Leptotrichia wadei contains these coding sequences:
- a CDS encoding dihydroorotase translates to MTKNKIIILKNGTDVLGNKIEILINGEIIEEISENIDESKFKNNENVRIIDVEDKLVMPGIIDVHTHMREPGITYKEDFTTGSRACAKAGITTFYDMPNTIPTTTTLENLLEKKKLAGEKSIVNFGFHFGGSKNDNVEEIKKVLKNGDANTVKIFMNVTTGEMLIEDDEVLKKVFGNSKLVLVHAENEMIDKAIELNKNYGRGLYVCHIPSAEELKKVINAKRNNELNTKEHPVYAEVTPHHLFLNTEIRESTERNKMLLRMKPELREKSDNEFLWKAINRGEVDTIGTDHAPHLISEKLEKITFGMPGVETSLALMINASNEGKISLEAIQKLMCENPAKIMKIEKRGKLQEGFFADIIVVDTQKEWIVGVDDTIESKCGWTPYENWKLKGKNTMTIVNGKIVYENGKINDSHNGKEINFLK, encoded by the coding sequence ATGACAAAAAATAAAATTATCATTCTAAAAAATGGAACGGATGTTCTTGGAAATAAAATTGAAATTTTGATAAATGGAGAAATTATTGAAGAAATTTCTGAAAATATTGATGAAAGCAAATTTAAAAATAATGAAAATGTGAGAATTATTGATGTTGAAGATAAATTAGTAATGCCAGGAATTATTGATGTGCATACACATATGAGGGAGCCAGGAATTACATACAAAGAAGATTTTACAACAGGTTCACGTGCATGTGCCAAAGCTGGTATTACGACTTTTTATGATATGCCAAATACGATTCCTACGACTACGACATTGGAAAATTTGCTGGAAAAGAAAAAATTGGCAGGTGAAAAGTCGATTGTGAACTTTGGATTTCATTTTGGTGGAAGTAAAAATGACAATGTTGAGGAAATAAAAAAGGTTTTGAAAAATGGTGATGCAAATACTGTAAAAATTTTTATGAATGTAACAACTGGAGAAATGCTTATTGAAGATGATGAAGTATTGAAAAAAGTGTTTGGAAATTCTAAGTTGGTACTGGTTCACGCTGAAAATGAGATGATTGACAAGGCGATAGAATTAAATAAAAATTATGGAAGAGGGCTTTACGTTTGTCATATTCCTTCAGCAGAAGAATTGAAAAAAGTTATAAATGCCAAGAGAAATAATGAATTGAATACAAAAGAACATCCAGTTTATGCCGAAGTTACTCCTCATCATTTATTTTTAAATACTGAAATTCGTGAAAGTACAGAACGAAATAAAATGCTTCTAAGAATGAAGCCTGAATTAAGAGAAAAATCTGATAATGAATTTTTGTGGAAGGCAATAAATCGTGGGGAAGTTGACACAATTGGAACGGATCATGCACCACATTTGATAAGTGAAAAACTGGAAAAAATTACATTTGGAATGCCAGGAGTGGAAACTTCGCTTGCACTTATGATAAATGCCTCTAACGAAGGGAAAATATCACTTGAAGCAATACAAAAGTTGATGTGTGAAAATCCTGCGAAAATAATGAAAATTGAAAAAAGAGGGAAGTTGCAGGAAGGTTTTTTTGCTGACATAATAGTTGTTGATACGCAAAAAGAGTGGATTGTTGGTGTAGATGACACAATTGAGTCAAAGTGTGGCTGGACTCCTTATGAAAATTGGAAATTAAAGGGAAAAAACACAATGACAATTGTAAATGGAAAAATTGTTTATGAAAATGGAAAAATTAATGATAGTCATAATGGAAAGGAAATTAATTTTTTGAAGTAA
- a CDS encoding phospholipase D family protein — translation MDLARRKKYLLVGILAVFTMSCSTIKTPPLGVDYESPLRDSDNVEFHYDLTYLDKDGNIRYDRKIWDATYKVVDEAKDYLIVEMFLFNDIYNKDKEHFPEFAKEYTRRLIKKKMENPNLKVYVLSDENNNLYGAFEHPFVTEMKNAGIDVIVVDIFKLKDTFPWYSPIWRTLIEPHGNPQGKGWIGDFYGPMWPKLTLRNLFRALNVKADHRKIFLNEKNVVISSANIHDPSYFHENVAISADGEITKDVLNGLQHVAEFSGGKIDVNEKQENKVNNSQIGNLIRNENSGANNLAANNFLEDENERKVREIEKKREDFVEEETRRFAQTGEFPEKSQESDHQNNMKDGDTITRFDDENNKYKLQFVTEAKIGEHLDKDIDSTRAGDEILMGMYFLADRGVIDRLIKAANRGVKIRIIFDRSRDAFGMSTNGLPNKPVSKKLKKKTKNKIEVKWYFTNNEQYHTKITLIKKTDGNVIIQTGSANLIKKNIRGYIMDANFRILTNKDSKLTRDIYTYFDRLWENKDGLFTVNFDDEPTTKASTDFMYKILDATQLGSF, via the coding sequence ATGGATTTAGCAAGAAGAAAAAAGTATTTGCTAGTTGGTATTTTAGCAGTTTTTACAATGTCATGCTCTACAATAAAAACCCCACCGCTTGGAGTAGATTATGAAAGTCCTTTAAGGGATAGTGATAATGTTGAGTTTCATTATGATTTGACTTATCTTGACAAGGATGGAAATATTCGGTATGATAGGAAAATTTGGGATGCAACCTATAAGGTTGTAGACGAGGCGAAGGATTATCTGATTGTGGAGATGTTTTTGTTTAATGATATTTATAATAAGGATAAGGAGCATTTCCCAGAGTTTGCTAAGGAATATACGAGAAGGCTTATCAAAAAGAAAATGGAAAATCCTAATTTGAAGGTGTATGTGCTTTCAGACGAGAATAATAATTTGTATGGGGCATTTGAGCATCCGTTTGTTACAGAAATGAAGAATGCAGGAATTGATGTTATAGTGGTGGATATTTTTAAATTAAAGGATACATTTCCTTGGTATTCACCGATTTGGAGAACATTGATAGAGCCTCATGGAAATCCTCAGGGAAAAGGCTGGATTGGGGATTTTTATGGCCCAATGTGGCCTAAATTGACTTTGAGAAATTTATTTAGAGCTTTAAATGTAAAAGCAGATCATAGAAAAATATTTTTGAATGAGAAAAATGTTGTGATTTCGAGTGCAAATATTCATGATCCTAGTTATTTTCATGAAAATGTGGCAATATCAGCCGATGGTGAAATTACGAAGGATGTTTTGAATGGATTGCAGCATGTAGCTGAATTTTCAGGCGGGAAGATTGATGTTAATGAGAAGCAGGAAAATAAAGTAAATAATAGTCAAATTGGGAATTTGATTAGGAATGAAAATAGTGGAGCAAATAATCTCGCAGCAAATAATTTTTTAGAAGATGAAAATGAAAGAAAAGTTAGGGAAATTGAGAAAAAAAGGGAAGATTTTGTAGAAGAGGAAACAAGAAGATTTGCACAAACTGGAGAGTTTCCTGAAAAAAGCCAGGAATCGGATCATCAAAATAATATGAAGGATGGGGATACGATTACTAGATTTGATGATGAAAATAATAAATATAAGTTGCAATTTGTAACTGAGGCGAAGATTGGTGAGCATTTAGATAAGGATATTGATAGTACGAGGGCTGGAGATGAGATACTTATGGGAATGTATTTTCTAGCTGATAGAGGGGTTATTGATAGATTGATAAAGGCGGCAAATCGTGGAGTAAAAATTAGGATTATTTTTGACAGGAGTAGGGATGCTTTTGGAATGAGTACTAATGGACTTCCAAATAAGCCAGTTTCTAAAAAGTTAAAGAAAAAGACAAAAAATAAAATAGAAGTAAAATGGTATTTTACTAATAATGAGCAATATCATACAAAGATAACACTAATCAAAAAAACAGATGGTAATGTTATAATACAAACTGGTTCAGCTAATTTAATCAAAAAAAATATACGTGGATATATTATGGATGCTAATTTTAGAATTTTGACAAATAAAGATTCTAAATTGACAAGGGATATTTACACATATTTTGATAGATTATGGGAAAATAAAGATGGGCTGTTTACCGTTAATTTTGATGATGAACCGACTACAAAGGCGAGTACAGATTTTATGTATAAAATATTAGATGCAACACAATTAGGTTCATTTTAA
- the pyrE gene encoding orotate phosphoribosyltransferase, which yields MVNLTLEEKVAKALFDVKAVKINVGEPFTFASGIKSPIYCDNRYVLGFSDERDTIVEAFVERIDKNVDVIVGVATAGIPWAAFIADRMKKPLAYVRNKPKDHGVGKQIEGAEVKGKKVVVIEDLITTGKSSLIAVDVLQKEEVKELEVKSIFSYGFDSAKKNYAKYNCKFSSLSNFDVLIKLLAQTDYLTQDEAKIALEWSKNPEKWGR from the coding sequence ATGGTGAATTTAACATTGGAAGAAAAGGTAGCAAAGGCATTATTTGATGTGAAAGCGGTAAAAATTAATGTGGGAGAGCCGTTTACATTTGCTTCTGGGATAAAAAGCCCCATTTACTGTGATAACCGCTATGTCCTAGGTTTTTCAGATGAGAGGGACACAATTGTTGAAGCATTTGTTGAAAGAATTGACAAGAATGTGGATGTGATTGTGGGAGTAGCAACAGCGGGAATCCCTTGGGCTGCATTTATTGCCGACAGAATGAAAAAACCGCTTGCATATGTGAGAAACAAGCCAAAAGATCATGGTGTAGGAAAACAGATTGAAGGAGCTGAAGTTAAAGGGAAAAAAGTTGTTGTAATTGAAGATTTGATTACAACAGGAAAAAGCAGCCTTATTGCAGTTGATGTGCTTCAAAAGGAAGAAGTGAAGGAGCTGGAAGTAAAATCAATCTTTTCTTACGGATTTGACAGTGCGAAGAAAAATTATGCAAAATACAATTGTAAGTTCAGTTCACTTTCAAATTTTGATGTTTTAATAAAATTATTGGCTCAAACTGATTATTTGACACAAGATGAAGCAAAAATTGCTTTGGAATGGAGTAAAAATCCTGAAAAGTGGGGAAGATAA
- the metK gene encoding methionine adenosyltransferase produces the protein MAKKIYFTSEFVSPGHPDKICDQISDSILDACLADDETSRVACETFATTGLVVVGGEITTKTYVDVQKIVRDKIYEIGYRPGMGFDSDCGVMNVIHSQSPDISMGVDTGGAGDQGIMFGGAVNETEELMPLALVLSRGIIQKLTKITRDGTLAWARPDAKAQVTLAYDENGKLLNVDTVVLSVQHDENVTNEQIEKDLKELVIKPVLEKYDLNIENVRKFHINPTGRFVIGGPHGDSGLTGRKIIIDTYGGYFRHGGGAFSGKDPSKVDRSAAYAARWIAKNIVAAGFATKCEVQLSYAIGVVEPVSIRVETFGTGTVEETRIEEAVAKLFDLTPNGIQKSLNLRKPSFRYQDLAAFGHIGRTDIDLPWEKLDKVEELKKELL, from the coding sequence ATGGCTAAAAAAATTTATTTTACATCAGAATTTGTATCACCTGGACATCCAGACAAAATTTGTGATCAAATTTCAGATTCAATATTAGATGCTTGTCTTGCAGATGATGAAACTTCAAGAGTAGCATGCGAAACATTTGCAACTACTGGACTTGTGGTTGTTGGGGGAGAAATTACAACTAAAACTTATGTAGATGTACAAAAAATTGTGAGGGATAAAATTTATGAAATCGGATATAGACCAGGAATGGGATTCGATTCAGATTGTGGCGTTATGAATGTCATTCATTCTCAATCACCTGATATTTCAATGGGAGTTGATACAGGTGGTGCTGGAGATCAGGGAATTATGTTTGGTGGAGCAGTTAATGAAACTGAAGAGTTAATGCCGCTGGCTCTTGTATTATCACGTGGAATTATTCAAAAATTGACTAAAATTACAAGAGATGGAACACTTGCCTGGGCAAGACCAGATGCAAAAGCTCAAGTTACATTGGCTTACGATGAAAACGGAAAATTATTGAATGTTGATACAGTAGTTTTATCTGTACAGCACGATGAAAATGTTACAAATGAGCAAATTGAAAAAGACTTGAAAGAACTTGTAATAAAACCTGTATTAGAAAAATATGACTTGAATATTGAAAACGTGAGAAAATTCCATATTAATCCAACTGGAAGATTTGTGATTGGAGGGCCTCACGGAGATTCTGGACTTACTGGAAGAAAAATTATAATTGATACTTATGGTGGATATTTTAGACATGGTGGAGGAGCATTTTCTGGAAAAGATCCATCCAAAGTTGACAGATCGGCAGCTTATGCAGCAAGATGGATTGCAAAAAATATTGTTGCGGCAGGCTTTGCTACAAAATGTGAAGTTCAGCTATCTTATGCGATAGGTGTTGTTGAACCTGTATCAATTCGTGTAGAAACATTTGGAACTGGGACAGTTGAAGAAACAAGAATTGAAGAGGCTGTTGCAAAATTATTTGACTTAACACCAAATGGAATCCAAAAATCGTTGAATTTGAGAAAGCCATCATTTAGATATCAAGATTTAGCAGCTTTTGGTCATATTGGAAGAACTGATATTGATTTACCTTGGGAAAAACTGGATAAAGTTGAAGAACTAAAGAAAGAATTATTATAA
- a CDS encoding MATE family efflux transporter: MKAEILNKKLVYKKVINIGLPVAIENMIYALMNFVDMFMVGNENVVLGLGTMAVAGLGFANQIFMIFMTSLFGMNSGGGILAAQYFGNKDYKNLKRCLGITVIVGFLFSLLFLFAGLFIPEAVISVFTNDSKVIKIGADYLRIVAWTYPLVGVGFAFNIQLRAIGKTKYSFYSSVIGLLINVVINYVLIFGHFGFPAMGVRGAAVATVIARIISTFYIIYIIYKLKLPIAGKINELFDLSMDFFIKVMKISLPVFIHEILWVLGASMYVMIFGRMGTDFAAAVQVVKSISSLVLTLLFGLSSATSAIIGNEIGAGREDKAYDYSIILLKVAILSGVIIGAIVFIFSPFILIHVNAKSYPLAKEIVKAEVFVIFIKAISLQLLVGILRSGGDTLWTMFTDLIPLWFIAIPITYFSGLYSGLPVAIVYLLSCSDEVIKIFPCVIRLRSRKWINNLVN, translated from the coding sequence ATGAAAGCAGAAATATTGAATAAAAAATTAGTTTATAAAAAAGTAATTAATATTGGATTGCCTGTGGCGATTGAAAATATGATTTATGCACTTATGAATTTTGTGGATATGTTTATGGTTGGAAATGAAAATGTAGTACTTGGATTAGGAACTATGGCAGTTGCTGGGTTAGGTTTTGCTAATCAAATATTTATGATCTTTATGACATCGCTTTTTGGGATGAATAGTGGTGGTGGAATTTTAGCAGCACAGTATTTTGGAAATAAGGATTACAAGAATTTGAAAAGATGTCTTGGAATAACTGTTATTGTTGGTTTTTTATTCTCATTGCTGTTCCTTTTCGCTGGGTTATTTATTCCAGAAGCTGTAATTTCTGTATTTACGAATGATAGCAAAGTTATAAAAATTGGAGCAGATTATTTAAGAATTGTGGCTTGGACTTATCCGCTTGTGGGAGTGGGATTTGCGTTTAATATACAGCTTCGTGCAATTGGAAAAACAAAGTATTCATTTTATTCAAGTGTTATTGGACTTTTGATAAATGTAGTCATAAATTATGTGCTGATTTTTGGACATTTTGGATTCCCTGCGATGGGAGTGCGTGGTGCTGCAGTTGCAACGGTTATTGCAAGAATTATAAGCACTTTTTATATAATTTACATAATTTATAAGTTAAAATTACCAATTGCAGGTAAAATAAACGAGTTATTTGATTTGTCAATGGATTTTTTTATAAAAGTTATGAAAATATCACTTCCTGTATTTATTCACGAAATATTATGGGTACTTGGAGCAAGTATGTATGTGATGATTTTTGGAAGAATGGGGACAGATTTTGCGGCTGCAGTTCAAGTTGTAAAATCAATTAGCAGTCTTGTATTAACATTGTTATTTGGACTTTCAAGTGCGACTTCAGCTATAATTGGAAATGAAATTGGAGCAGGAAGAGAAGATAAGGCTTATGATTATTCAATAATATTGTTAAAAGTAGCCATTCTTTCAGGTGTCATTATTGGAGCAATTGTATTTATTTTCAGTCCATTTATATTGATTCACGTAAATGCAAAAAGTTATCCGTTGGCAAAGGAAATTGTAAAGGCAGAAGTTTTTGTAATTTTTATAAAGGCAATTAGTTTGCAGTTGCTAGTTGGAATTTTACGCTCTGGAGGAGATACACTTTGGACAATGTTTACTGATTTAATACCGCTTTGGTTCATTGCGATTCCAATTACGTATTTTTCAGGACTGTATTCAGGATTGCCAGTTGCGATTGTGTATTTGCTTTCATGCAGTGATGAAGTTATAAAGATATTTCCTTGTGTGATAAGGTTGAGAAGCAGGAAATGGATAAATAATTTGGTAAATTAG
- a CDS encoding endonuclease/exonuclease/phosphatase family protein, which produces MKNKIIRGLFFVFLFFGVFSCFKKGKINEETGINQDESTVLVASFNALRLGEKQKDYKAFAQILAKFDLIGLEEVMNEKGVKKTQAYLEKLTKEKWDYIISENSVGSENYREYFAFIYRRSKFSEARGLGFYKEKDENEFMREPYGAYFKAGNFDFVYIIAHSVFGDKEKQRLLEAASYVNVYEYFSKLTDEDDVIIAGDFNTSADNMAFKNMLDKYGISYILNPEENLTTLSDSKLVSSYDNFFINKQKTKEFTGNFGVYNFIKNNNYAIIKKYVSDHLLIFSEYSTLEDLD; this is translated from the coding sequence ATGAAAAATAAAATAATTAGAGGATTATTTTTTGTATTTTTATTTTTTGGAGTATTTTCTTGTTTTAAAAAAGGGAAGATAAATGAGGAAACTGGGATAAATCAAGATGAAAGTACAGTTTTAGTTGCGTCGTTTAATGCGCTTAGGCTGGGGGAAAAGCAAAAGGATTACAAGGCATTTGCACAGATTTTGGCAAAGTTTGACTTAATTGGGCTGGAAGAGGTTATGAATGAAAAGGGGGTTAAGAAAACTCAGGCGTATTTGGAAAAGCTGACTAAAGAGAAGTGGGATTACATTATTTCAGAAAATTCTGTAGGAAGTGAGAATTATCGGGAATATTTTGCATTTATTTATAGAAGAAGTAAATTTTCAGAGGCACGAGGGCTTGGATTTTATAAAGAAAAGGATGAAAATGAGTTTATGAGGGAGCCTTACGGGGCTTATTTTAAGGCTGGGAATTTTGATTTTGTTTATATTATAGCACATTCAGTATTTGGAGATAAGGAAAAGCAGAGATTGCTGGAGGCGGCAAGTTATGTTAATGTTTATGAATATTTTTCCAAATTGACAGATGAAGATGATGTAATTATTGCTGGAGATTTTAATACATCAGCAGATAATATGGCTTTTAAGAATATGCTTGACAAATATGGTATTTCATATATTTTGAATCCTGAAGAAAATTTAACGACACTTTCAGATAGCAAATTAGTAAGTTCCTATGATAATTTTTTTATAAATAAACAAAAAACAAAGGAATTTACTGGAAATTTTGGAGTTTATAACTTCATAAAAAATAATAACTATGCTATAATAAAGAAATATGTGTCGGATCATCTGTTAATTTTTTCAGAATATTCAACATTAGAGGATTTAGATTAA
- the efp gene encoding elongation factor P, whose amino-acid sequence MKPAAELRQGSTYRKDNIPYLILKAERHQSTSGKRQRAAEVKFKTKELISGKIQEITVLATELMDDIILDRNQMQFLYEIDGEYNFMDQETFEQIALRAEDLGDAVNFLEEEMIIQVLMYEGTPVGVELPNTVIREVTYTEPGLKGDTIGRATKPATIANGYSLQVPLFVVIGDKIKIDTRTGEYIERAN is encoded by the coding sequence ATGAAACCAGCAGCAGAATTAAGACAAGGAAGTACGTATAGAAAGGATAACATTCCATATTTAATACTAAAAGCTGAAAGACATCAATCAACATCAGGAAAAAGACAAAGAGCAGCAGAAGTAAAATTCAAAACAAAAGAATTAATTTCTGGGAAAATTCAAGAAATTACAGTTTTGGCAACAGAACTTATGGATGATATCATTCTTGACAGAAACCAAATGCAATTTTTATATGAAATTGATGGGGAATATAACTTTATGGATCAGGAAACTTTTGAACAAATTGCTTTAAGAGCAGAAGATTTAGGAGATGCAGTAAACTTCTTGGAAGAAGAAATGATTATTCAAGTGTTGATGTATGAAGGAACTCCAGTTGGAGTAGAACTTCCAAACACAGTAATTAGAGAAGTAACTTATACTGAACCAGGATTAAAAGGGGATACAATTGGAAGAGCAACAAAACCTGCAACAATTGCAAATGGGTATAGCTTGCAAGTGCCTTTATTTGTAGTAATCGGAGACAAAATCAAAATTGACACAAGAACTGGTGAATACATCGAAAGAGCAAATTAA
- a CDS encoding SIMPL domain-containing protein (The SIMPL domain is named for its presence in mouse protein SIMPL (signalling molecule that associates with mouse pelle-like kinase). Bacterial member BP26, from Brucella, was shown to assemble into a channel-like structure, while YggE from E. coli has been associated with resistance to oxidative stress.): MKKIQFIIIPTILSFGLIISSALISNAMNKANKDENRITVKGVAERRIKADKALINIVISEKSENIDELKSSVSEKEKLVTDLIKNLKINENDYNVGNLRIQPNYIENTSNTKQQIAVNSTAVVPNTKISDYDGVETISIVTKNIDKAEEFFEKLSELKLQSDNIQINEPEYFITNIERYKKDMVVDASRNAEVRAIEMLKVNNNEIGGLKNMSQGQFEVLEDTEDVRKINENEANQIYKKMRVVVTATYLIKY; encoded by the coding sequence TTGAAAAAGATACAATTTATAATAATTCCTACAATATTATCCTTTGGGTTAATAATATCTTCAGCATTAATTTCAAATGCTATGAATAAAGCAAATAAGGATGAAAACAGAATTACAGTAAAGGGAGTGGCAGAACGTAGAATAAAGGCTGATAAGGCACTTATAAACATTGTAATTTCTGAAAAGAGTGAAAATATTGATGAATTAAAAAGTAGTGTGTCAGAAAAGGAAAAATTGGTTACCGACTTGATTAAAAATTTGAAAATAAATGAAAATGATTATAATGTCGGAAACTTACGGATTCAGCCAAATTATATTGAAAATACATCGAATACAAAACAGCAGATAGCTGTAAATTCCACTGCAGTTGTGCCAAATACTAAAATTTCAGATTATGATGGAGTTGAAACAATTTCAATTGTTACTAAAAATATTGACAAGGCTGAGGAGTTTTTTGAAAAATTATCTGAATTAAAGCTTCAAAGCGATAATATTCAGATAAATGAGCCAGAATATTTTATAACAAATATTGAAAGATATAAAAAGGATATGGTTGTAGATGCTTCACGAAATGCTGAAGTAAGAGCTATTGAAATGTTAAAGGTAAATAATAATGAAATTGGCGGATTAAAAAATATGAGTCAAGGGCAATTTGAAGTGTTGGAAGATACAGAGGATGTGAGAAAAATAAATGAAAATGAAGCCAATCAGATTTATAAAAAAATGAGAGTAGTAGTGACAGCTACATATTTAATAAAATATTAA
- a CDS encoding tetratricopeptide repeat protein, producing MKRKIMLVVVILAIGMMSVSCFKKKKNNKKNTQTQQQQQTKDINTDIFNLGGQAQGNPDIKNLTPEEQQKLIDNQIDPVKVSEALTKAQNGDKESIMSLAQLYYNLKDMDKVKQILQYGVDRNYPEAIYNLAVILKQEGNTAEANKLIAKLPRGAVTSTGNAGVVGGQRVRQIRMRPGAEAYNRGVDLIKAKRYKEAKAEFEKAYNAGIKEADVRVALLNKELKNDSEALKWFKKAANRGVKEANYEIGAILYDGGKQSESRPYLLKAYNSGNKAMAMPIAMSYHQQNNMSEALKWYKIAAKNGDKNAAATVERIEKGGVINEKKSSEKRVKTFLGNNNSSSLTESTLNDVKSKNKAEESIKTETKPEDKQPKSQVAKPSEKSEDVNIDEIMKKKAAEYNK from the coding sequence ATGAAAAGAAAAATAATGCTTGTAGTTGTAATTTTAGCAATTGGGATGATGTCAGTATCTTGTTTTAAAAAGAAAAAAAATAATAAAAAAAATACTCAAACACAACAGCAACAGCAAACTAAAGATATCAATACAGATATTTTCAATCTTGGGGGACAAGCACAAGGAAATCCTGATATAAAGAATTTAACTCCTGAAGAACAGCAAAAATTGATTGACAATCAAATTGATCCTGTAAAGGTTTCAGAAGCGTTGACAAAGGCACAAAATGGAGATAAGGAATCAATTATGTCACTTGCACAGCTTTATTATAATTTAAAGGATATGGACAAAGTAAAACAAATTTTACAATATGGTGTTGACAGAAATTATCCAGAAGCAATATATAATTTAGCAGTAATTTTGAAGCAGGAAGGTAATACAGCAGAAGCTAATAAGTTGATTGCAAAACTTCCAAGAGGTGCAGTAACAAGTACTGGAAATGCTGGAGTAGTTGGTGGACAAAGGGTACGTCAAATAAGAATGCGTCCAGGTGCTGAAGCATACAATAGAGGAGTGGATTTAATAAAGGCTAAAAGATACAAGGAAGCTAAAGCTGAATTTGAAAAGGCGTATAATGCAGGAATAAAAGAAGCTGATGTCCGTGTAGCACTTTTAAATAAAGAATTAAAAAATGATTCTGAAGCTTTAAAATGGTTTAAAAAAGCTGCAAATCGTGGTGTAAAGGAAGCAAATTATGAAATTGGAGCGATTTTATATGATGGTGGAAAACAATCAGAATCACGTCCATATTTATTAAAGGCTTATAATTCTGGAAATAAAGCTATGGCAATGCCAATTGCAATGTCGTATCATCAGCAAAATAATATGTCAGAAGCTTTAAAATGGTATAAAATTGCAGCTAAAAATGGTGATAAAAATGCTGCTGCCACAGTAGAAAGAATTGAAAAAGGTGGAGTTATTAATGAAAAGAAATCAAGTGAAAAAAGGGTAAAAACATTCCTAGGAAATAATAACTCTTCTAGCCTTACAGAAAGCACGCTTAATGATGTAAAGAGCAAAAATAAAGCTGAAGAATCTATAAAAACTGAAACTAAGCCAGAAGATAAGCAACCAAAATCACAAGTAGCAAAACCTTCTGAAAAATCTGAAGATGTAAATATAGATGAAATTATGAAGAAAAAAGCAGCCGAATATAATAAGTAA